The following are encoded together in the Conger conger chromosome 11, fConCon1.1, whole genome shotgun sequence genome:
- the septin5a gene encoding septin 5a isoform X1 codes for MDTIRQENLAERLLIPRFRTARVKDKQYVGFATLPNQVHRKSVKKGFDFTLMVAGESGLGKSTLVNSLFLTDLYKDRKLLNAEERISQTVEIIKHTVDIEEKGVKLKLTIVDTPGFGDAVNNNECWKPITDYIDQQFEQYFRDESGLNRKNIVDNRVHCCLYFIPPFGHGLRPVDVEFMKALHEKVNVVPLLSKADCLTPMEIKKLKDRVREEIDKFGIKVYQFPDCDSDEDEEFKQQDKELKESIPFAVIGSNTVVEARGQRVRGRLYPWGIVEVENQSHCDFVKLRNMLIRTHMHDLKDVTCDLHYENYRAQCIQQMTSKLTQDNRMESPIPILPLPTPDVETEKLIKMKDEELKRMQEMLQKMQQQMQEHDQ; via the exons ATGGACACGATTCGGCAGGAGAACCTGGCCGAGCGTCTGCTCATTCCACGCTTTAGGACAGCCCGGGTGAAG gaTAAGCAGTATGTTGGCTTTGCCACTCTCCCAAACCAGGTGCACAGGAAGTCTGTGAAGAAGGGTTTTGACTTCACCCTCATGGTAGCAG GGGAGTCTGGCTTAGGGAAGTCCACTCTGGTGAACAGCCTGTTCCTCACAGACCTGTACAAGGACAGGAAGCTGCTGAATGCTGAAG AGCGCATCAGCCAGACGGTGGAGATCATCAAACACACGGTGGACATCGAGGAGAAGGGCGTGAAGCTGAAGCTCACAATTGTGGACACGCCTGGGTTTGGAGATGctgttaataataatgaatg CTGGAAGCCCATCACAGACTACATTGACCAGCAGTTTGAGCAGTATTTCCGGGATGAAAGTGGCCTCAACAGGAAGAACATTGTGGACAACCGTGTGCACTGTTGCCTCTATTTCATCCCCCCCTTCGGACATGG ATTGCGGCCGGTGGACGTGGAGTTCATGAAGGCTCTCCACGAGAAGGTGAACGTGGTGCCTCTCCTCTCCAAGGCCGACTGTCTCACCCCCATGGAGATCAAGAAGCTGAAGGACCGG GTAAGAGAGGAGATTGACAAATTTGGAATTAAGGTGTACCAGTTCCCTGACTGTGACtcagatgaggatgaggaattcAAACAGCAGGATAAGGAACTGAAG GAAAGCATTCCCTTCGCAGTGATTGGAAGCAACACAGTGGTTGAGGCCCGGGGCCAGCGGGTGCGGGGGCGCCTGTACCCCTGGGGTATCGTGGAAG TGGAAAATCAATCACACTGCGACTTTGTGAAGCTGCGCAACATGCTAAtccgcacacacatgcacgacCTGAAGGACGTGACCTGCGACCTTCACTACGAGAACTACCGGGCCCAGTGCATACAGCAGATGACCAG TAAACTGACACAGGACAATCGCATGGAGAGTCCGATCCCCATCCTGCCCCTGCCAACTCCAGATGTGGAGACTGAGAAGCTGATCAAGATGAAAGATGAGGAG CTGAAGAGGATGCAGGAGATGCTGCAGAAGATGCAGCAGCAGATGCAGGAGCATGACCAGTGA
- the gp1bb gene encoding platelet glycoprotein Ib beta chain produces the protein MWGSRLFLAQLLCALLPLLATGCPSHCVCDRGEVTCSGRLLTSSDLPSAFPPDSTHIHLHDNRLTSLPGGLLDGLAHLRSVSLHGNPWACDCAVLYLRGWLLKQHQSALYRNLTCSSPPRLRGRLLMYLGEEEVLDSCQYWSCDLALASQVALFVFIILQAVLLAFLLFFLRRYERLSREARRALEESSMGGEDCVKGRSD, from the coding sequence aTGTGGGGCAGCCGTCTGTTCCTGGCCCAGCTCCTGTGTGcactgctccccctgctggccacaGGATGTCcctcccactgtgtgtgtgacaggggtgAGGTCACCTGCAGCGGACGCCTGCTAACCAGCAGTGACCTGCCCTCCGCCTTCCCCCCTGACTCCACCCACATCCATCTCCACGACAACCGGCTCACCTCCCTCCCGGGGGGGCTGCTGGACGGGCTGGCTCACCTGCGCTCCGTCTCTCTCCATGGCAACCCCTGGGCGTGCGACTGCGCCGTTCTGTACCTGCGCGGATGGCTGCTGAAGCAGCACCAGAGCGCCCTCTACCGCAACCTCACCTGCAGTTCCCCTCCGCGCCTGCGGGGGCGGCTGCTCATGTatctgggggaggaggaggtgctggaCTCCTGCCAGtactggtcatgtgacctggcCCTGGCCTCTCAGGTGGCTCTCTTCGTCTTCATCATACTGCAGGCCGTCCTGCTggccttcctcctcttcttcctccggCGGTATGAGCGGCTGTCCCGTGAGGCCCGGCGTGCACTGGAGGAGAGCTCCATGGGTGGGGAGGACTGTGTGAAGGGCCGGTCTGACTGA
- the septin5a gene encoding septin 5a isoform X2, with amino-acid sequence MTTNIRYKSRMIKSGRSKDTEDKQYVGFATLPNQVHRKSVKKGFDFTLMVAGESGLGKSTLVNSLFLTDLYKDRKLLNAEERISQTVEIIKHTVDIEEKGVKLKLTIVDTPGFGDAVNNNECWKPITDYIDQQFEQYFRDESGLNRKNIVDNRVHCCLYFIPPFGHGLRPVDVEFMKALHEKVNVVPLLSKADCLTPMEIKKLKDRVREEIDKFGIKVYQFPDCDSDEDEEFKQQDKELKESIPFAVIGSNTVVEARGQRVRGRLYPWGIVEVENQSHCDFVKLRNMLIRTHMHDLKDVTCDLHYENYRAQCIQQMTSKLTQDNRMESPIPILPLPTPDVETEKLIKMKDEELKRMQEMLQKMQQQMQEHDQ; translated from the exons gaTAAGCAGTATGTTGGCTTTGCCACTCTCCCAAACCAGGTGCACAGGAAGTCTGTGAAGAAGGGTTTTGACTTCACCCTCATGGTAGCAG GGGAGTCTGGCTTAGGGAAGTCCACTCTGGTGAACAGCCTGTTCCTCACAGACCTGTACAAGGACAGGAAGCTGCTGAATGCTGAAG AGCGCATCAGCCAGACGGTGGAGATCATCAAACACACGGTGGACATCGAGGAGAAGGGCGTGAAGCTGAAGCTCACAATTGTGGACACGCCTGGGTTTGGAGATGctgttaataataatgaatg CTGGAAGCCCATCACAGACTACATTGACCAGCAGTTTGAGCAGTATTTCCGGGATGAAAGTGGCCTCAACAGGAAGAACATTGTGGACAACCGTGTGCACTGTTGCCTCTATTTCATCCCCCCCTTCGGACATGG ATTGCGGCCGGTGGACGTGGAGTTCATGAAGGCTCTCCACGAGAAGGTGAACGTGGTGCCTCTCCTCTCCAAGGCCGACTGTCTCACCCCCATGGAGATCAAGAAGCTGAAGGACCGG GTAAGAGAGGAGATTGACAAATTTGGAATTAAGGTGTACCAGTTCCCTGACTGTGACtcagatgaggatgaggaattcAAACAGCAGGATAAGGAACTGAAG GAAAGCATTCCCTTCGCAGTGATTGGAAGCAACACAGTGGTTGAGGCCCGGGGCCAGCGGGTGCGGGGGCGCCTGTACCCCTGGGGTATCGTGGAAG TGGAAAATCAATCACACTGCGACTTTGTGAAGCTGCGCAACATGCTAAtccgcacacacatgcacgacCTGAAGGACGTGACCTGCGACCTTCACTACGAGAACTACCGGGCCCAGTGCATACAGCAGATGACCAG TAAACTGACACAGGACAATCGCATGGAGAGTCCGATCCCCATCCTGCCCCTGCCAACTCCAGATGTGGAGACTGAGAAGCTGATCAAGATGAAAGATGAGGAG CTGAAGAGGATGCAGGAGATGCTGCAGAAGATGCAGCAGCAGATGCAGGAGCATGACCAGTGA